The Helicoverpa armigera isolate CAAS_96S chromosome 25, ASM3070526v1, whole genome shotgun sequence genome has a window encoding:
- the LOC110376609 gene encoding caspase-8, whose product MANENNDYYKLDPGFQIVSRKGRGKKKWKSKAKYSSNNSTGDSKSESDTLELGENSNVMDDVADVSSGVEDSEEVTYRDILTAQDSSNTVPRAENRVSLDAMMNAPPEYAKSEEVMTAELKTLESSLEKFNMEDESVFTESSEPKMEYVINKRALPKEATTYELEKFEKNALIIFNQENIEGHQRRLGTEQDVEALTSTFGSFGFEVTPHKDLTHDELFKELKTFSEKDFTDYGCVAVAVLTHGSNNGLLRAKDQQYSEIKIINHFKDYSKSTLVTKPKLIIIQACRGTKIKEGVPVFRSGKIRKDLDEEDLEPYILPVESDLLILHSSYVGSPSHRNELHGSWFIQALCNKINALSTTHDLESIITEVKREVAINKQHEEYNRRTFEMDINKQMPVMTSTLIRKLYLKRFGDIPKTPTFVDRARRSSDSKNQVLDASMASSPGTPLLIQFGPCNCFLDHFTYMRNCLRYFVEENPHDVAGQSILDVANTFEDGVEFNTSKDRMCKAISYYLMTNARSSHFYKYLYFYNSPRSPPQTPFFNNKN is encoded by the exons ATGGCTAACGAAAACAATGATTACTACAAGCTTGACCCTGGCTTCCAAATTGTGTCAAGAAAGGGCCGAGGCAAGAAGAAATGGAAGTCTAAGGCAAAGTACTCATCGAACAACAGCACAGGAGATTCCAAAAGTGAATCCGACACTTTAGAATTGGGAGAGAATTCTAACGTAATGGATGACGTTGCCGACGTTAGCAGTGGAGTAGAAGACTCTGAAGAAGTGACATATAGAGACATTCTGACAGCGCAGGATAGCTCCAATACTGTTCCTCGTGCAGAAAATAGAGTATCATTAGACGCCATGATGAATGCACCACCGGAATACGCAAAAAGCGAAGAGGTAATGACCGCAGAGTTAAAAACACTAGAAAGTTCTTTAGAAAAATTTAATATGGAAGACGAATCTGTGTTTACGGAGAGTAGTGAACCAAAGATGGAGTACGTAATCAATAAGAGAGCTTTGCCAAAAGAAGCGACGACTTATGAATTGGAGAAATTCGAGAAGAATGCGCTGATTATCTTTAATCAGGAGAATATTGAGGGGCATCAGCGTAGATTGGGGACAGAGCAGGACGTGGAAGCTTTGACGAGCACTTTTGGGAGTTTCGGCTTTGAAGTCACACCGCACAAGGATTTGACACATGATGAACTGTTTAAGGAGCTTAAAACGT TCAGCGAGAAGGACTTTACAGACTACGGGTGTGTCGCCGTTGCAGTATTAACACATGGGTCTAACAATGGTCTTCTGAGGGCCAAAGACCAGCAGTACAGCGAGATCAAGATCATTAACCATTTCAAAGATTACTCCAAGTCTACGCTCGTGACGAAGCCTAAGCTAATTATTATTCAG GCGTGTCGGGGCACTAAAATCAAGGAGGGAGTCCCCGTATTCCGGTCAGGCAAGATTCGCAAGGACTTGGATGAAGAGGATTTGGAACCTTATATCCTGCCCGTAGAGTCTGATTTGCTGATTCTACACAGCTCGTATGTTGGCAGCCCATCACACAG AAATGAGCTGCATGGCTCCTGGTTCATCCAAGCCCTATGCAACAAAATCAACGCTCTCTCTACGACGCACGACCTGGAATCCATCATCACGGAAGTAAAACGAGAg GTAGCGATCAACAAGCAACATGAAGAGTACAACAGAAGAACGTTCGAGATGGATATTAACAAACAAATGCCGGTCATGACATCAACCCTCATTCGAAAATTGTATTTGAAAAGGTTTGGGGATATTCCCAAGACTCCGACATTTGTAGACCGGGCCAGGAGAAGCAGTGACTCCAAGAACCAGGTCTTAGATGCAAGTATGGCCAGTTCTCCTGGAACGCCCTTGTTGATCCAATTTGGACCTTGTAACTGTTTTTTGGATCACTTTACGTATATGAGAAACTGTTTGAG GTATTTCGTCGAAGAAAATCCTCATGATGTGGCAGGACAAAGTATTTTGGATGTCGCCAATACTTTTGAAGATGGCGTCGAATTTAATACTTCTAAGGATAGAATGTGTAAAGCAATTAGCTACTATTTAATGACCAACGCTCGATCTAGCcacttttataaatatctttatttctaTAACTCACCGCGGTCACCACCACAAACgcctttttttaataataaaaattag